From the genome of Bacteroidota bacterium, one region includes:
- a CDS encoding metallophosphoesterase: MAIFFTIFFLVYGSANLYVYLRGLQAIDAAPLYLKIVYSSIFLLGALGYILVRVFDWDGILYDIVHYWGALWFAILLYSFMAVFLLDIVRLIDRFFPFVPYNIFSNPQYFKLAVFGVVMVYLIGVVGYGLYNAGDIKVKTLEITLPKKGSKVSEMKIAFLSDSHFSPITGYGKAVQIHDILKGLNPDLILMGGDIIDDKAHHLERHQIDKKLREIKAPLGVYTINGNHEFINGYRESVEFIKRSGISLLADSSIVIDSSLVVVGREDLSINRFANKKRKELSELMESVKELNLPVILLDHQPYNLEQAEQNGVDLQLSGHTHNGQLFPANLIVQKIYEKAWGYHKRGNTQYYISSGAGVWGPPVRLGSDSEVILLKIRLE; the protein is encoded by the coding sequence ATGGCAATATTTTTCACAATCTTCTTCCTCGTTTACGGTTCTGCGAACCTTTATGTATATCTCAGGGGTCTTCAGGCGATAGATGCAGCACCGCTTTACCTTAAAATTGTTTACTCTTCCATCTTCCTGCTCGGGGCGCTGGGATATATTCTCGTCAGGGTGTTCGACTGGGACGGAATACTGTACGACATTGTGCATTATTGGGGGGCACTCTGGTTTGCGATACTTCTTTATTCATTTATGGCGGTTTTCCTTCTCGATATAGTCAGACTGATCGACCGCTTTTTCCCTTTTGTTCCTTACAATATCTTTTCAAACCCGCAGTACTTCAAGCTCGCCGTCTTTGGTGTTGTGATGGTTTATCTGATCGGAGTGGTCGGGTACGGTCTCTACAACGCTGGTGACATCAAGGTGAAAACCCTGGAGATTACACTTCCAAAAAAAGGAAGTAAAGTTTCCGAAATGAAGATCGCGTTTCTTTCCGATTCCCACTTCTCGCCAATAACAGGTTACGGAAAGGCTGTCCAGATTCACGATATTTTGAAAGGTCTCAATCCCGATCTTATTCTTATGGGTGGTGATATTATTGATGACAAGGCACACCACCTTGAGAGGCACCAGATCGACAAAAAACTGCGGGAAATAAAGGCACCGCTGGGCGTTTACACCATCAATGGCAACCATGAGTTTATAAACGGATACCGGGAGAGTGTCGAATTTATCAAAAGATCGGGCATCTCCCTCCTTGCTGATTCAAGCATTGTAATAGATAGTTCACTGGTGGTGGTCGGAAGAGAAGACCTCTCCATCAACAGGTTTGCCAATAAAAAAAGGAAAGAACTCTCCGAACTGATGGAAAGTGTAAAAGAGCTGAATCTCCCCGTAATTTTACTCGATCACCAGCCCTACAACCTTGAACAGGCGGAACAAAACGGAGTGGATCTGCAGCTTTCGGGACATACCCACAACGGGCAGTTGTTCCCCGCCAATCTTATCGTTCAGAAGATCTATGAAAAAGCCTGGGGCTACCATAAAAGAGGAAACACACAATATTACATTTCATCGGGTGCCGGTGTTTGGGGTCCGCCGGTAAGACTCGGAAGTGATTCCGAAGTGATACTTCTGAAGATCAGGCTTGAATAG
- a CDS encoding SIS domain-containing protein — protein MLKKDFLVASLNESAQTKLDMIEACGDDILAAITLFVESFKNGKKLLLCGNGGSAADCQHLATEFMIRLNHELNRPAIPAIALTTDTSNLTAGGNDIGFENVFARNVEGLGNTGDLLMAVSTSGNSGNVLKAVEKAKEKGMKVVGFLGGTGGKLKSMVDVAIVIPSNNVQRIQEGHITAGHIIFELTELELYSGKIKG, from the coding sequence ATGCTTAAAAAAGATTTTCTTGTAGCATCACTGAACGAAAGTGCACAGACAAAACTTGACATGATTGAAGCCTGCGGAGATGACATTCTTGCGGCGATAACCCTCTTTGTTGAATCATTCAAAAACGGCAAAAAGCTCCTCCTCTGTGGAAACGGTGGAAGTGCTGCCGACTGTCAGCATCTCGCAACCGAGTTTATGATCAGACTCAATCACGAATTAAACAGACCCGCAATTCCCGCGATAGCACTGACAACAGACACTTCCAATCTAACTGCCGGTGGAAACGACATCGGTTTCGAGAATGTTTTCGCAAGAAATGTTGAAGGACTCGGAAACACAGGCGATCTCCTGATGGCCGTCTCGACATCGGGAAACTCCGGAAATGTCTTGAAAGCAGTCGAAAAAGCGAAAGAGAAGGGGATGAAAGTGGTTGGCTTCCTCGGTGGCACAGGCGGAAAACTTAAATCGATGGTCGATGTGGCAATAGTAATCCCTTCGAATAATGTCCAGAGAATTCAGGAAGGACACATCACTGCGGGGCACATCATTTTCGAACTAACCGAACTTGAACTTTATTCCGGTAAAATAAAAGGATAG